In Harmonia axyridis chromosome 6, icHarAxyr1.1, whole genome shotgun sequence, a single window of DNA contains:
- the LOC123682560 gene encoding myosin heavy chain, muscle isoform X6, whose translation MPKAPAGQEDEDPTPYLFVSLEQKRIDQTKPYDAKKSCWVPDEKEGFVLGEIKGTKGDLVTVGVPGGETKDFKKEQVTQVNPPKYEKAEDMSNLTYLNDASVLHNLKQRYYAKLIYTYSGLFCVAINPYKRFPVYTNRCAKLYRGKRRNEVPPHIFAISDGAYVNMLTNNENQSMLITGESGAGKTENTKKVIAYFATVGASSKKPTEEEKKKGTLEDQVVQTNPVLEAFGNAKTVRNDNSSRFGKFIRIHFGPTGKLAGADIETYLLEKARVISQQTLERSYHIFYQMMSGAVPGLKEQCLLSNDVYDYFFVSQGKTSIPGVDDNEELTLTDQAFDVLGFTQEEKDNIYKITASVMHMGCMKFKQRGREEQAEPDGTEGGEQVAKLLGIDQNALYQALCKPRIKVGNEFVTQGRNVNQVSYSVGAMSKAMFDRLFKFLVKKCNETLDTKQKRQHFIGVLDIAGFEIFDFNGFEQLCINFTNEKLQQFFNHHMFVLEQEEYQREGIEWAFIDFGMDLLACIELIEKPMGILSILEEESMFPKATDRTFEEKLNTNHLGKSPNFLKPKPPKPGQQAAHFAIGHYAGNVPYNITGWLEKNKDPLNDTVVDLYKKGTNKLLVEIFADHPGQSGSAADAKGGRGKKGGGFATVSSAYKEQLNNLMTTLRSTQPHFVRCIIPNEMKQPGVIDSHLVMHQLTCNGVLEGIRICRKGFPNRMVYPDFKLRYMILAPATMAKEKDPKEAASKCLKEVGLDADSYRIGHTKVFFRAGVLGQMEELRDERLGKIVTWMQSWARGYLSRKEFKKLQEQRLALQVCQRNLRKYLKLRTWPWYKLWQKVRPLLNVTRIEDEIAKLEEKAKKAEEAYERESKAKKELEGLYSKLLAEKTELLNSLEGEKGSLSETQERANKLQAQKNDLESQLQETQDRLSQEEDARNQLNQQKKKLEQEIGGYKKDVEDLELNLQKAEQDKATKEHQIRNLNDEIAHQDELINKLNKEKKLSGENNQKISEELQAAEDKVNHLNKVKAKLEQTLDELEDSLEREKKLRGDVEKSKRKVEGDLKLTQEAVADLERNKKELEQTIQRKDKEISSLTAKLEDEQSVVGKLQKQIKELQSRIEELEEEVEAERQARAKAEKQRADLARELEELGERLEEAGGATSAQIELNKKREAELAKLRRDLEESNIQHESTLANLRKKHNDAVSEMGEQIDQLNKLKAKAEKEKAQYFGELNDLRASVDHLANEKAAVEKVSKQLSQQLNDVQAKLDETNRTLNDFDAAKKKLSIENSDLLRQLEEAESQVSQLSKIKVSLTTQLEDTKRLADEEGRERATLLGKFRNLEHDLDNIREQVEEEAEAKADIQRQLSKANAEAQLWRQKYESEGIARSEELEEAKRKLQARLAEAEETIESLNQKVVALEKTKQRLATEVEDLQLEVDRANAIANAAEKKQKAFDKIIGEWKLKVDDLAAELDASQKECRNYSTELFRLKGAYEEGQEQLEAVRRENKNLADEVKDLLDQIGEGGRNIHEIEKARKRLEAEKDELQAALEEAEAALEQEENKVLRAQLELSQVRQEIDRRIQEKEEEFENTRKNHQRALDSMQASLEAEAKGKAEALRMKKKLEADINELEIALDHANKANAEAQKTIKRYQQQLKDTQTALEEEQRARDEAREQLGISERRANALQNELEESRTLLEQADRARRQAEQELGDAHEQLNDLSAQNSSLSAAKRKLESELQTLHSDLDELLNEAKNSEEKAKKAMVDAARLADELRAEQDHAQTQEKLRKALETQIKDLQVRLDEAEANALKGGKKAIQKLEQRVRELENELDGEQRRHADAQKNLRKSERRIKELSFQAEEDRKNHERMQDLVDKLQQKIKTYKRQIEEAEEIAALNLAKFRKAQQELEEAEERADLAEQAISKFRAKGRAPSVTRGASPAPRQRALDGLGGTFPPRFDLANEDF comes from the exons ATGCCTAAAGCACCAGCAGGTCAAGAAGACGAAGATCCAACCCCATACTTGTTCGTATCTCTCGAACAGAAACGTATTGACCAGACTAAGCCCTATGATGCCAAGAAATCATGCTGGGTACCGGACGAGAAGGAAGGTTTTGTCCTTGGAGAGATCAAGGGTACCAAAGGAGACCTTGTCACCGTTGGTGTTCCTGGAGGAGAG ACCAAGGACTTCAAGAAGGAGCAAGTAACTCAAGTCAACCCACCTAAGTACGAAAAAGCCGAGGATATGTCAAACTTGACATACCTCAACGATGCTTCAGTTTTACATAACTTGAAGCAAAGATATTATGCTAAGCTTATCTAT ACCTACTCAGGGCTTTTCTGTGTTGCTATTAACCCCTACAAGCGTTTCCCTGTATATACCAACCGTTGTGCCAAGTTATACCGTGGTAAAAGGCGTAATGAAGTACCACCACACATCTTCGCCATTTCTGATGGTGCTTATGTCAACATGTTGACCA ACAATGAAAATCAATCTATGTTGATTAC TGGTGAGTCTGGTGCTGGTAAAACTGAAAACACGAAAAAGGTAATTGCCTACTTCGCCACCGTTGGTGCTTCATCCAAGAAGCCCACtgaagaagaaaagaagaagGGTACTCTTGAAGATCAAGTTGTACAAACTAACCCTGTACTTGAAGCTTTCGGTAACGCCAAGACAGTGCGTAACGACAACTCTTCTCGTTTC GGTAAATTCATCCGTATTCACTTCGGTCCTACTGGTAAACTTGCTGGTGCTGATATTGAAACTT ATCTACTTGAGAAGGCTCGTGTCATCTCCCAGCAAACTCTTGAAAGATCTTACCACATTTTCTACCAGATGATGTCTGGTGCCGTTCCTGGACTTAAAG AACAATGCTTACTTAGTAATGACGTGTACGACTACTTCTTCGTCTCCCAGGGTAAAACATCAATTCCTGGAGTAGATGACAATGAAGAATTGACATTGACTGAT CAAGCTTTCGATGTACTTGGTTTCACCCAAGAAGAAAAAGACAACATCTACAAGATCACTGCCTCTGTTATGCACATGGGTTGCATGAAATTCAAGCAAAGGGGTCGTGAAGAACAGGCTGAACCAGATGGCACAGAA GGAGGTGAACAAGTTGCCAAACTTCTGGGTATTGACCAAAATGCCTTGTACCAAGCTTTGTGCAAACCAAGAATCAAAGTCGGTAACGAGTTCGTCACCCAAGGTCGTAATGTCAACCAAGTATCATACTCCGTTGGTGCCATGTCAAAGGCCATGTTTGACAGGCTCTTCAAGTTCTTGGTCAAGAAGTGTAACGAAACTCTTGACACAAAACAAAAGAGACAACACTTCATTGGTGTACTTGATATTGCAGGTTTTGAAATCTTCGAT TTCAATGGATTTGAACAACTTTGCATCAACTTCACCAATGAGAAATTGCAACAATTCTTTAACCACCACATGTTTGTGTTGGAACAAGAAGAATACCAAAGAGAAGGAATTGAATGGGCTTTCATTGATTTTGGCATGGATTTGTTAGCCTGTATCGAACTTATCGAAAAG CCTATGGGTATCCTCTCCATCCTTGAAGAAGAATCTATGTTCCCCAAAGCTACTGACAGGACCTTTGAAGAAAAGTTGAACACCAACCACTTGGGTAAATCACCCAACTTCTTGAAACCAAAACCACCAAAGCCTGGTCAGCAAGCTGCCCACTTCGCCATTGGGCATTATGCTGGTAAT GTACCATACAACATCACCGGTTGGTTGGAAAAGAACAAGGACCCCTTGAACGACACTGTTGTCGATCTCTACAAGAAGGGTACCAATAAACTGTTGGTAGAAATCTTCGCTGATCACCCAGGTCAATCTGGTAGCGCAGCTGATGCTAAAG GTGGACGTGGTAAGAAGGGAGGTGGTTTTGCTACTGTATCTTCTGCCTACAAG GAACAATTGAACAACTTGATGACCACCTTGAGATCTACCCAACCTCACTTCGTACGTTGTATCATTCCCAATGAAATGAAACAACCTGGAGTCATTGATTCTCACTTGGTTATGCACCAGTTGACTTGTAACGGTGTACTTGAAGGTATCCGTATCTGTAGGAAAGGTTTCCCCAACAGGATGGTCTACCCTGACTTCAAACTACG TTACATGATCTTAGCTCCAGCTACAATGGCAAAAGAAAAGGATCCTAAAGAGGCAGCTAGCAAATGTCTTAAAGAAGTCGGTCTTGATGCTGACAGTTACAGAATTGGACACACTAAG GTATTCTTCCGTGCTGGAGTCTTGGGTCAGATGGAAGAACTACGTGACGAACGTCTTGGAAAGATTGTCACCTGGATGCAATCTTGGGCTCGTGGTTACTTGTCCAGGAAGGAGTTCAAGAAACTACAAGAGCAACGTTTGGCTCTCCAAGTTTGCCAGAGGAACTTGCGCAAATACCTAAAGTTGCGCACATGGCCATGGTACAAACTCTGGCAGAAGGTCAGACCACTCCTCAACGTCACCCGTATCGAGGATGAGATTGCT AAACTGGAAGAGAAGGCAAAGAAGGCTGAAGAAGCTTATGAACGTGAATCCAAAGCCAAGAAGGAGCTCGAGGGTCTTTACTCCAAACTTTTGGCTGAAAAGACTGAGCTCTTGAACTCTTTGGAAGGAGAGAAGGGATCTCTTTCTGAAACTCAAGAAAGGGCCAACAAATTGCAAGCCCAGAAGAACGACTTGGAATCTCAACTCCAG GAAACTCAAGACCGTTTGAGCCAAGAAGAGGATGCCCGCAACCAACTTAACCAACAAAAGAAGAAGTTGGAACAAGAAATTGGCGGTTACAAGAAGGACGTTGAAGACTTGGAACTCAATCTCCAAAAGGCTGAACAAGACAAAGCCACTAAGGAACACCAAATCAGAAACTTGAACGATGAAATCGCTCACCAAGACGAGCTCATCAACAAGTTGAACAAAGAGAAGAAACTTTCTGGAGAAAACAACCAGAAGATCTCTGAGGAACTCCAAGCTGCCGAAGACAAAGTCAACCATCTCAACAAGGTTAAAGCCAAATTGGAACAAACCTTGGACGAGCTTGAAGACTCCCTCGAAAGAGAGAAGAAACTTCGTGGAGATGTTGAGAAATCCAAGAGGAAGGTTGAAGGTGACTTGAAACTCACCCAAGAAGCTGTCGCTGACTTGGAACGCAACAAGAAGGAACTCGAACAGACCATCCAACGCAAAGACAAGGAAATCTCATCCCTCACTGCCAAACTGGAGGACGAACAATCCGTTGTTGGAAAACTCCAGAAACAAATCAAGGAACTCCAATCTCGCATCGAAGAATTGGAAGAGGAAGTCGAAGCTGAACGTCAAGCTCGTGCCAAGGCTGAAAAACAACGTGCTGATTTGGCCAGAGAATTGGAAGAACTTGGTGAGCGTTTGGAAGAAGCTGGTGGTGCCACTTCTGCCCAAATCGAACTCAACAAGAAACGTGAGGCTGAACTCGCCAAGCTCCGCAGGGATCTTGAGGAATCCAACATCCAACACGAAAGCACTCTCGCCAACCTTCGCAAGAAGCACAACGATGCTGTTTCCGAAATGGGTGAACAAATCGACCAACTCAACAAACTCAAGGCAAA GGCTGAAAAAGAGAAGGCTCAATACTTCGGCGAACTCAACGACTTACGTGCATCTGTGGACCATTTGGCTAACGAAAAG GCTGCTGTTGAAAAGGTATCCAAACAACTCTCTCAACAACTCAACGACGTTCAGGCTAAACTTGATGAAACCAACCGTACCCTCAATGACTTCGACGCTGCCAAGAAGAAGTTGTCCATCGAGAACTCTGACTTGCTCAGACAACTCGAGGAAGCCGAATCTCAAGTTTCTCAACTCAGCAAGATCAAGGTATCACTCACCACTCAATTGGAAGACACCAAGAGGTTAGCCGATGAAGAAGGTCGCGAACGTGCCACACTCCTTGGCAAATTCCGTAATCTTGAACACGACTTGGACAACATCCGTGAACAAGTTGAGGAAGAAGCTGAAGCTAAGGCTGACATCCAACGTCAACTCAGCAAAGCCAACGCTGAAGCCCAATTGTGGAGACAGAAATACGAATCTGAAGGTATCGCCCGCTCTGAAGAACTTGAAGAAGCTAAGAGGAAACTCCAAGCTCGTTTGGCTGAAGCTGAAGAGACCATCGAATCACTCAACCAGAAAGTCGTTGCCCTCGAGAAGACCAAACAGAGATTGGCTACTGAAGTCGAAGATCTCCAACTCGAAGTCGACCGTGCCAACGCAATTGCCAATGCTGCTGAAAAGAAACAGAAGGCATTCGACAAAATCATTGGAGAATGGAAACTCAAGGTTGACGACCTTGCTGCTGAACTTGACGCCAGCCAGAAGGAATGCAGAAACTACTCCACCGAATTGTTCAGACTCAAGGGAGCTTACGAAGAAGGACAAGAACAATTGGAAGCTGTCAGACGTGAAAACAAGAACTTGGCTGATGAAGTCAAGGACCTTCTTGACCAAATCGGCGAAGGTGGACGCAACATCCATGAAATCGAAAAGGCCAGGAAACGTTTGGAAGCTGAAAAGGACGAATTACAAGCCGCTCTCGAAGAAGCTGAAGCCGCTCTTGAACAGGAAGAAAACAAGGTACTCCGTGCCCAATTGGAACTCTCTCAAGTACGTCAAGAAATCGACCGCCGCATCCAAGAGAAAGAGGAGGAATTCGAAAACACCAGGAAGAACCACCAACGTGCCCTCGACTCCATGCAAGCTTCCCTCGAGGCTGAAGCCAAGGGTAAAGCTGAGGCCCTTCGCATGAAGAAGAAGTTGGAAGCCGACATCAACGAACTCGAAATTGCATTGGACCACGCCAACAAG GCTAATGCTGAGGCCCAAAAGACCATCAAACGCTACCAACAACAACTCAAGGATACCCAGACTGCCCTCGAAGAAGAACAACGTGCACGTGACGAAGCCCGTGAACAACTTGGAATCTCTGAACGTCGTGCTAATGCTCTTCAGAACGAACTTGAAGAATCTCGCACACTTTTGGAACAAGCTGACCGTGCCAGACGTCAAGCTGAACAAGAATTGGGAGATGCCCATGAACAACTCAACGACCTCTCCGCCCAGAACTCATCCTTGTCTGCTGCCAAGAGGAAACTCGAAAGCGAACTCCAAACCCTCCACTCCGACCTCGACGAACTTCTCAACGAAGCCAAGAACTCCGAAGAGAAGGCCAAGAAGGCTATGGTTGATGCTGCCCGTCTAGCTGATGAACTCAGAGCCGAACAAGACCACGCTCAAACTCAAGAAAAACTCCGCAAGGCCCTCGAAACACAAATCAAGGACCTCCAAGTTCGTCTTGATGAAGCCGAGGCCAATGCCCTTAAGGGAGGAAAGAAGGCCATCCAGAAATTGGAACAACGTGTCAGAGAATTGGAGAACGAATTAGACGGAGAACAGAGGAGACACGCTGACGCCCAGAAGAACCTCAGGAAGTCCGAGAGACGTATCAAGGAATTGAGCTTCCAGGCTGAAGAAGACCGCAAGAACCACGAACGTATGCAAGACTTGGTTGACAAACTCCAACAGAAGATCAAGACCTACAAGAGGCAGATCGAAGAAGCCGAAGAAATTGCTGCCCTCAACTTGGCCAAATTCCGCAAGGCACAACAGGAATTGGAAGAAGCTGAAGAACGCGCTGATCTTGCCGAACAAGCTATTTCCAAATTCAGAGCGAAGGGACGTGCCCCATCTGTCACCAGAGGAGCCAGCCCAGCA CCTCGCCAACGCGCCCTTGATGGCTTAGGAGGAACCTTCCCACCTAGGTTCGACCTTGCAAATGAAGATTTTTAA